One genomic region from Maridesulfovibrio ferrireducens encodes:
- a CDS encoding biotin carboxylase N-terminal domain-containing protein encodes MKSQKDKILIANRGEIAVRIMQACKDLDLDFVSVYTTEDKDSGHVTLARELGGEESLYKIRSYNDAGDILSVADETLCTAVHPGYGFFSENYRFARRVTERDRPMIFIGPSWRVIRDLGDKINTKRLARKLDVPTIPGSDRAIYDELEAEEIASNLFEFQNEQGVKSPVVLVKASAGGGGMGIDEVYSIEEFRQVYRQIRNYSLRTFNDEGVLIEQRIFNFNHLEVQIVSEKSGKHHVHFGTRNCSVQSPGRQKRIEVAPGFFPEGMTYSFDAQKVIKDIVDHSLSMAHEINYDSVGTWEWIVTPKGDPFLMEVNTRIQVENGVSAEISSINGDSNVNLIKEQIRLALGEELGYTQDDITLNGVGIEYRIIAEDTDDKFSPWAGEIEELHWKEHPWLKMHTHIPKELPYQIPTEFDPNLALAIIWGKDLNEAKKRGHEFLNEFVLKGKDRKNISLKSNLKFLAKKTNNLLEF; translated from the coding sequence TTGAAATCTCAAAAAGATAAAATATTAATTGCAAACAGAGGCGAGATTGCCGTGCGTATCATGCAGGCATGTAAAGATCTCGATCTCGATTTTGTCAGTGTATACACGACTGAGGATAAAGATTCAGGACACGTCACTCTTGCAAGAGAGCTCGGCGGGGAAGAATCACTTTACAAAATCAGATCCTACAACGATGCCGGTGATATTCTTTCCGTTGCAGATGAAACGCTTTGTACAGCGGTTCACCCGGGTTACGGTTTTTTTTCTGAAAACTACCGTTTTGCCCGCAGAGTAACAGAAAGAGACAGGCCAATGATTTTCATCGGTCCTTCATGGCGGGTTATTCGTGATCTTGGTGACAAGATTAACACCAAACGTTTAGCCAGAAAACTTGATGTACCTACAATTCCCGGCTCTGACCGGGCTATTTACGATGAACTGGAAGCAGAAGAAATTGCTTCTAATTTATTTGAATTCCAAAACGAACAAGGTGTTAAAAGCCCTGTAGTTCTTGTTAAAGCGTCAGCAGGCGGCGGTGGAATGGGAATCGATGAAGTCTACAGCATCGAAGAATTCCGCCAAGTTTACCGTCAAATCAGAAACTACTCACTGCGTACCTTTAATGATGAAGGTGTTCTTATTGAACAGCGCATATTCAACTTCAACCACCTTGAAGTCCAGATTGTTTCTGAAAAATCCGGTAAACACCATGTCCACTTCGGCACCAGAAACTGTTCGGTGCAAAGCCCCGGCAGACAGAAAAGAATCGAAGTAGCTCCAGGATTCTTCCCGGAAGGCATGACCTATTCTTTTGACGCTCAAAAAGTCATTAAAGATATTGTTGACCATTCATTAAGTATGGCTCACGAAATCAACTATGACAGCGTTGGCACATGGGAATGGATTGTAACTCCAAAGGGAGACCCTTTCCTAATGGAAGTAAATACTCGTATTCAGGTTGAAAATGGTGTTTCGGCTGAGATTTCAAGTATTAACGGCGACTCGAATGTGAATTTGATCAAAGAACAGATCAGACTCGCACTTGGTGAAGAACTTGGCTACACACAAGACGACATAACACTTAACGGTGTCGGGATTGAATATAGAATTATCGCAGAAGACACCGATGACAAATTCTCTCCATGGGCTGGAGAAATTGAAGAACTTCATTGGAAAGAACATCCGTGGCTCAAAATGCACACTCATATTCCTAAAGAACTGCCCTATCAGATCCCTACCGAATTTGACCCGAATCTGGCTCTAGCCATTATTTGGGGAAAAGACTTGAATGAAGCCAAAAAACGCGGACACGAATTCCTTAATGAATTCGTGCTGAAAGGAAAGGACAGAAAGAACATTTCACTTAAGTCCAACCTGAAGTTTCTGGCCAAAAAAACAAACAATCTACTGGAATTCTAA
- a CDS encoding lipopolysaccharide assembly protein LapB, producing MMNNSSARLIKTVKLMGAPLILAILLTGCGTKEEAAGLHQTGTVAFMLNCDESAATYFKKALDANPEFGPSYIMLGDCYLREGKNQEAVDIILKGFEMNLDEGQERLAHRKLARAYKELAQPEKALEHITIYTRMSVYQEKFSPQKLNDTERFVAELPLPEGHEVVSVSKIMEDTIKARESSKTAKENESSLLDMFDIM from the coding sequence ATGATGAATAATTCGTCTGCCCGACTAATAAAAACCGTCAAACTTATGGGTGCCCCCCTGATTCTTGCCATCCTTCTTACAGGATGCGGAACAAAAGAGGAGGCTGCCGGCCTTCACCAGACAGGAACTGTAGCATTCATGCTTAACTGCGACGAGTCTGCAGCGACCTATTTTAAGAAGGCTCTTGATGCCAACCCAGAATTCGGTCCCAGCTACATAATGCTCGGAGACTGTTACCTTCGTGAAGGTAAAAATCAGGAAGCAGTCGATATCATCCTCAAAGGATTCGAAATGAATCTTGATGAAGGTCAAGAAAGACTTGCACACAGAAAACTGGCCCGCGCTTATAAAGAGCTAGCTCAACCTGAAAAGGCTCTTGAACACATCACTATCTATACAAGAATGTCAGTGTATCAAGAAAAATTTAGTCCTCAAAAACTAAATGATACTGAACGATTTGTAGCAGAATTACCTCTTCCGGAAGGACATGAAGTTGTTTCTGTTTCCAAAATAATGGAAGACACCATTAAAGCCAGAGAAAGTTCTAAAACGGCAAAAGAGAATGAATCAAGCCTGTTAGATATGTTCGACATTATGTAA